The Lutibacter sp. A64 genome segment ACGATTTACACTGGTTAATGGAGGAGATCCATATCTAGATAAAATACCATTAGTAAACCCAATAATTGATACTTCTTCAGGAATTTTAATATTTCTATTGTTTAGTACTTGTGTTGCAATAGCTCCAGAAACTTCATCTACAGAAAAGATTCCATCTACTTCGTTATTGTCTAACATATTATTAATTCGCTCAAGCAGGTTGGTTTCGTCTTCTTGTTTAAGAATTAGGTTTTCGTTTGGAGTTATACCATATTTTGTAAGAGCTTTTAAATACCCTTTTATTCTAGATTTGTTTATGTTTAAGCCTTCAGAAGTTGAAATTATTGCAATATTTTTACAGCCAGATTTCATTAGAAAACGAGTTGCTTTATACGCACTTTTAGTATTGTCTGTTACAACTTTGTCACAATTAATATCTTTGTGTATACGGTTGTATAAAACAATAGGGGTTTCTTCGTCTAAAATATCATGAAAGTGATCGAATTTTTTTAATTTTAGAGTTTCAACTGAAATACAAGCAATAAAGCCATCAATAGTACCATTGGAAAGCATTTCCATAGTTTCTACTTCTTTCTTATAAGATTCATTAGTAATACAAGTAATAATACTATACCCTTTTTCTGTAGTTACTTTTTCTATTCCACGTAATGCTCTTGCAAAGTAATAATTTAAAATATTTGGAATAATAATACCAATTGTTTTGGTTTTTTTGTTTTGTAAACTCAGTGCAAGCGTATTGGGTTTGTACTTATGAAGTTTGGCATACTCTTGTATTTTACTTTTTGTTTCGTCACTTATTTCATAACTATCATTTAAAGCTTTTGAAACTGTTGAAATTGAAACACCTAATGCTTTTGCAATTTGTTTTATGGTTATTCGTTTATTCATTTTTTTGGCTGAATAGTTAATTTAGTTGAACTATTAATAATTTCTTCTTTATTTAGTTTCATTTTTCTGAATTCTCCGTTGTTGTACATTTCGGCTTGATCTTTATAATGTTTGCTAAATGGGTTTCCAGATTGACCTGTTGGCAAGATACTAATACTATTTTCAATATCCGAAAAATCTATAATTCTTCTTGTAGAAGGACCCGAATTTACCGTATATAATCCAGTTTCGTTATAATCGTAACCTCTATTGTCAATAACTTCTCTAGCTCCTTTTATAGGAAATGGGCCTACATTAAAATATTTTTTTAATGCAGCTATTGTTCCTAACGGATGGCCGTGTTCTAAAGTATGTACTTTTCCCCATTTCCAACCTTTTATTTCTACTCCAAGTTGTTTTTCTAATGAGGTAACAGTTTCAACTAAAGATTTTGATAAAATATCTTTTCGGGTTTCGGTGATGTTTTTAGTTGTAATATTATCCCACCAAACGGATGAATCTTTTTTAATTAAATCTGCAATAGTTCTCTTAATTAAATGAGTGCTCATTAATTGCGTAAATAATTTATCGCCCAATTCATCTTTAAGCGTATTTTTTAAATATAGATAAATCCATTTATTATAAATAGTTGGGGCAATTTTATCTGGTGTGTTTGATCCGTCCCAGTATTTTAAAATTGAAATTGCGTCTTGTTCTTTTTCTGAAAACGAAGTATGGTCAATTATTTTTGTAAATTCTTTAATTAAATCTGGAGCCACTGCAGAGGTAACATCGTTAATCATACTTGCCATATCTTCTTTGCTCCAATTGTCTTTTGGAGCTAAAAGTTGCACTATTCTTTTGGCTCTGTCTTCTGGTAAATAATATCCTGGATACAGGCTGTTTGCAATAGTGTCTGGTTGGTTATTGGCTGAATATACGTAATTCCAAGATGGGTTTTCTGCCATTGGATTTTCACTAAAATTTAAGTATTGTGTAATTTCGTCTTCACCAGAAGCACCATTTAAAATAAATTTACTATTTACATGAGGTTTGTGCTTGTACAATTTTCCGGTTGCCCACCAAGCAATATTACCATTAGTATCTCCATACATAATATTTAAGCCTGGAGCGTGAATCATAGAAGCACCTTTTTTAACATTTTCCATTTTAGTGGCTCTAGAAATAGTATGTAATGCATCTAAAACTACGCCATCTAATTGTGTGTAAACCCAAGACATTGCAATTGGATCTGTTTCAGAAACTGTTTCTAAAACATCGTTTATTATTGGACCATGATGAGAATTTCTAACTGTAATTGTAATAGGTGATGCATCTTTAATTTTTATGGTTTTAGTAGCAGATGTGTACTCTAAATAATCATTTTTAAATTTGTATTTATTTTTTTCTGAAGGATGATTTTCTTCTTTGTAAAAGTCAATATCATCGTTTTCAAACATGGTTAAACCGTAGGCGTAATTGTGATTATGTCCTAATAACGGAAATGGAACTCCTGCAATATAATAGCCATACATTTCGAAATTTGGAGCTGTAATATGCGCTTCGTACCAAGTTCCTGGCTGTGAATATGTAATATGTGGATCGTTAGCAAAAAGTACATTTCCAGTATTTGTTTTGTTGGCAGAAACTACCCAACTATTGCTTCCAATAAAAGGTGGAACTGGTGATTTTTTTATAATTTCACTTACAC includes the following:
- a CDS encoding LacI family DNA-binding transcriptional regulator encodes the protein MNKRITIKQIAKALGVSISTVSKALNDSYEISDETKSKIQEYAKLHKYKPNTLALSLQNKKTKTIGIIIPNILNYYFARALRGIEKVTTEKGYSIITCITNESYKKEVETMEMLSNGTIDGFIACISVETLKLKKFDHFHDILDEETPIVLYNRIHKDINCDKVVTDNTKSAYKATRFLMKSGCKNIAIISTSEGLNINKSRIKGYLKALTKYGITPNENLILKQEDETNLLERINNMLDNNEVDGIFSVDEVSGAIATQVLNNRNIKIPEEVSIIGFTNGILSRYGSPPLTSVNRFAHTTGEIAATRLIDKLEGKIKFNDIKTEVIKTKLVERDSTKKLFIKF
- a CDS encoding penicillin acylase family protein; this encodes MKILKKILLLIIIIVVFAIISGILYFNSLKPNYSGDLKLTGIENKSEIYFDDFGIPHIYAENQLDAMVALGYTHAQDRLWQMELMRRIAPGRLSEIFGEDMLQNDKFFASLGIEEAAIKSIDKINTNNETYKLATAYLDGINQFMDNGPTPIEFTLIGIEKEHYQLKDIYNILGYMSFSFAMAHKTDPLLSAIKEKLGTNYLKDLNITIDSKTTLIKNAKQTVENYTNIVASVSEIIKKSPVPPFIGSNSWVVSANKTNTGNVLFANDPHITYSQPGTWYEAHITAPNFEMYGYYIAGVPFPLLGHNHNYAYGLTMFENDDIDFYKEENHPSEKNKYKFKNDYLEYTSATKTIKIKDASPITITVRNSHHGPIINDVLETVSETDPIAMSWVYTQLDGVVLDALHTISRATKMENVKKGASMIHAPGLNIMYGDTNGNIAWWATGKLYKHKPHVNSKFILNGASGEDEITQYLNFSENPMAENPSWNYVYSANNQPDTIANSLYPGYYLPEDRAKRIVQLLAPKDNWSKEDMASMINDVTSAVAPDLIKEFTKIIDHTSFSEKEQDAISILKYWDGSNTPDKIAPTIYNKWIYLYLKNTLKDELGDKLFTQLMSTHLIKRTIADLIKKDSSVWWDNITTKNITETRKDILSKSLVETVTSLEKQLGVEIKGWKWGKVHTLEHGHPLGTIAALKKYFNVGPFPIKGAREVIDNRGYDYNETGLYTVNSGPSTRRIIDFSDIENSISILPTGQSGNPFSKHYKDQAEMYNNGEFRKMKLNKEEIINSSTKLTIQPKK